One Pecten maximus chromosome 16, xPecMax1.1, whole genome shotgun sequence DNA window includes the following coding sequences:
- the LOC117314777 gene encoding putative glycine-rich cell wall structural protein 1, with product MKLAVLAALVTLTILVIVSEDVVVASTAPPASGGGGGGGGGGAPPASSGSGSSGGSGSTGGSGSGGNKNGVDCIRVSYDVLAVLSTIGYMLVKNWN from the exons aTGAAATTAGCGGTACTTGCTGCCCTGGTGACTTTAACGATACTTGTAATTGTTTCCGAAG ATGTGGTAGTGGCTAGTACAGCCCCTCCTGctagtggtggtggtggtggtggtggtggtggtggcgCCCCTCCTGCCTCTAGTGGCAGCGGCTCGTCTGGCGGCAGTGGCTCAACAGGAGGTAGCGGCTCAGGTGGAAACAAAAATGGTGTGGATTGTATCCGTGTGAGCTATGACGTCCTGGCTGTCCTATCAACTATTGGTTACATGCTGGTGAAAAACTGGAACTAA